One Raphanus sativus cultivar WK10039 unplaced genomic scaffold, ASM80110v3 Scaffold2295, whole genome shotgun sequence DNA segment encodes these proteins:
- the LOC130505458 gene encoding B3 domain-containing transcription factor VRN1-like isoform X1 has protein sequence MWFKRVPDKFASKFKEELSVAVALTVPDGHVWRVGLRKADNNKIWFQDGWQEFVDRYSIRIGYLLIFRYEGNSAFSVCIYNLSHSEINYHSTGLMDSAAHNHFKRPCLFEDLEDEDAETTLHANKEHASSAIQSFFTGPVKAEEATPTPTLKVTKKRGRKKKNADPVNPEEVNSSAPRDDDSESRSKFYESASARKRTVTAEERERAINASKTYEPTNPFFRVVLRPSYLYRGCIMYLPSGFAEKYLSGISGFIKVQLGEKQWPVRCLYKAGRAKFSQGWYEFTVENNLGEGDVCVFELLRTRDFVLKVTAFRVN, from the exons ATGTGGTTCAAA AGAGTTCCAGATAAGTTTGCGAGTAAATTCAAGGAAGAGCTATCTGTTGCAGTTGCACTCACGGTACCTGATGGTCATGTTTGGCGTGTAGGACTAAGGAAAGCTGACAACAACAAGATCTGGTTTCAAGATGGTTGGCAAGAGTTTGTTGACCGTTACTCTATCCGCATTGGTTACCTTTTGATCTTCAGATACGAAGGCAACTCCGCCTTCAGCGTCTGCATTTACAACTTATCACACTCCGAGATCAACTACCATTCCACCGGTCTCATGGACTCCGCAGCACACAACCACTTCAAACGCCCCTGTTTGTTTGAAGACCTTGAAGATGAAGATGCTGAGACCACTTTACATGCCAATAAAGAGCATGCTAGTTCAGCCATCCAGAGCTTCTTCACTGGACCTGTTAAAGCCGAAGAGGCAACTCCAACGCCAACTCTAAAAGTTACTAAAAAGAgagggaggaagaagaagaacgctGATCCTG TCAATCCAGAGGAAGTAAACTCATCTGCTCCAAGAGATGATGACTCTGAGAGCCGTTCAAAGTTCTACGAGAGTGCTTCTGCGAGAAAGAGAACAGTGACtgcagaagagagagagagggccATCAATGCATCCAAAACGTATGAGCCAACAAACCCTTTCTTCAGAGTTGTTCTACGACCATCTTATCTATACAGAGGTTGTATCATG TATTTGCCTTCTGGTTTTGCTGAGAAGTACTTAAGTGGGATCTCGGGGTTCATCAAGGTCCAGCTCGGGGAGAAACAATGGCCTGTGAGATGCCTTTACAAAGCAGGGAGAGCTAAGTTCAGTCAAGGTTGGTATGAGTTTACTGTGGAGAATAACTTAGGAGAAGGTGATGTCTGCGTGTTTGAGCTTCTAAGAACCAGAGATTTCGTTCTCAAAGTGACGGCCTTTCGAGTCAATTGA
- the LOC130505458 gene encoding B3 domain-containing transcription factor VRN1-like isoform X2: protein MWFKRVPDKFASKFKEELSVAVALTVPDGHVWRVGLRKADNNKIWFQDGWQEFVDRYSIRIGYLLIFRYEGNSAFSVCIYNLSHSEINYHSTGLMDSAAHNHFKRPCLFEDLEDEDAETTLHANKEHASSAIQSFFTGPVKAEEATPTPTLKVTKKRGRKKKNADPEEVNSSAPRDDDSESRSKFYESASARKRTVTAEERERAINASKTYEPTNPFFRVVLRPSYLYRGCIMYLPSGFAEKYLSGISGFIKVQLGEKQWPVRCLYKAGRAKFSQGWYEFTVENNLGEGDVCVFELLRTRDFVLKVTAFRVN, encoded by the exons ATGTGGTTCAAA AGAGTTCCAGATAAGTTTGCGAGTAAATTCAAGGAAGAGCTATCTGTTGCAGTTGCACTCACGGTACCTGATGGTCATGTTTGGCGTGTAGGACTAAGGAAAGCTGACAACAACAAGATCTGGTTTCAAGATGGTTGGCAAGAGTTTGTTGACCGTTACTCTATCCGCATTGGTTACCTTTTGATCTTCAGATACGAAGGCAACTCCGCCTTCAGCGTCTGCATTTACAACTTATCACACTCCGAGATCAACTACCATTCCACCGGTCTCATGGACTCCGCAGCACACAACCACTTCAAACGCCCCTGTTTGTTTGAAGACCTTGAAGATGAAGATGCTGAGACCACTTTACATGCCAATAAAGAGCATGCTAGTTCAGCCATCCAGAGCTTCTTCACTGGACCTGTTAAAGCCGAAGAGGCAACTCCAACGCCAACTCTAAAAGTTACTAAAAAGAgagggaggaagaagaagaacgctGATCCTG AGGAAGTAAACTCATCTGCTCCAAGAGATGATGACTCTGAGAGCCGTTCAAAGTTCTACGAGAGTGCTTCTGCGAGAAAGAGAACAGTGACtgcagaagagagagagagggccATCAATGCATCCAAAACGTATGAGCCAACAAACCCTTTCTTCAGAGTTGTTCTACGACCATCTTATCTATACAGAGGTTGTATCATG TATTTGCCTTCTGGTTTTGCTGAGAAGTACTTAAGTGGGATCTCGGGGTTCATCAAGGTCCAGCTCGGGGAGAAACAATGGCCTGTGAGATGCCTTTACAAAGCAGGGAGAGCTAAGTTCAGTCAAGGTTGGTATGAGTTTACTGTGGAGAATAACTTAGGAGAAGGTGATGTCTGCGTGTTTGAGCTTCTAAGAACCAGAGATTTCGTTCTCAAAGTGACGGCCTTTCGAGTCAATTGA
- the LOC130505458 gene encoding B3 domain-containing transcription factor VRN1-like isoform X3, with product MPRPFFHKLIFPSTIQEKTLRVPDKFASKFKEELSVAVALTVPDGHVWRVGLRKADNNKIWFQDGWQEFVDRYSIRIGYLLIFRYEGNSAFSVCIYNLSHSEINYHSTGLMDSAAHNHFKRPCLFEDLEDEDAETTLHANKEHASSAIQSFFTGPVKAEEATPTPTLKVTKKRGRKKKNADPEEVNSSAPRDDDSESRSKFYESASARKRTVTAEERERAINASKTYEPTNPFFRVVLRPSYLYRGCIMYLPSGFAEKYLSGISGFIKVQLGEKQWPVRCLYKAGRAKFSQGWYEFTVENNLGEGDVCVFELLRTRDFVLKVTAFRVN from the exons ATGCCACGCCCTTTCTTCCACAAGTTGATTTTCCCTTCCACTATCCAAGAAAAAAC GTTA AGAGTTCCAGATAAGTTTGCGAGTAAATTCAAGGAAGAGCTATCTGTTGCAGTTGCACTCACGGTACCTGATGGTCATGTTTGGCGTGTAGGACTAAGGAAAGCTGACAACAACAAGATCTGGTTTCAAGATGGTTGGCAAGAGTTTGTTGACCGTTACTCTATCCGCATTGGTTACCTTTTGATCTTCAGATACGAAGGCAACTCCGCCTTCAGCGTCTGCATTTACAACTTATCACACTCCGAGATCAACTACCATTCCACCGGTCTCATGGACTCCGCAGCACACAACCACTTCAAACGCCCCTGTTTGTTTGAAGACCTTGAAGATGAAGATGCTGAGACCACTTTACATGCCAATAAAGAGCATGCTAGTTCAGCCATCCAGAGCTTCTTCACTGGACCTGTTAAAGCCGAAGAGGCAACTCCAACGCCAACTCTAAAAGTTACTAAAAAGAgagggaggaagaagaagaacgctGATCCTG AGGAAGTAAACTCATCTGCTCCAAGAGATGATGACTCTGAGAGCCGTTCAAAGTTCTACGAGAGTGCTTCTGCGAGAAAGAGAACAGTGACtgcagaagagagagagagggccATCAATGCATCCAAAACGTATGAGCCAACAAACCCTTTCTTCAGAGTTGTTCTACGACCATCTTATCTATACAGAGGTTGTATCATG TATTTGCCTTCTGGTTTTGCTGAGAAGTACTTAAGTGGGATCTCGGGGTTCATCAAGGTCCAGCTCGGGGAGAAACAATGGCCTGTGAGATGCCTTTACAAAGCAGGGAGAGCTAAGTTCAGTCAAGGTTGGTATGAGTTTACTGTGGAGAATAACTTAGGAGAAGGTGATGTCTGCGTGTTTGAGCTTCTAAGAACCAGAGATTTCGTTCTCAAAGTGACGGCCTTTCGAGTCAATTGA